AAGCAGTACTTGAGGCAATGGGAAGTCACTTGACAAATAAATATGCCGAAGGATACCCCGCAAAAAGATACTACGGTGGATGCGAATTTGTTGATAAAGTTGAAAATCTTGCCAGAGAAAGAGCCAAAGAAATTTTTGGAGCAGACCATGCTAATGTGCAGCCTCATTCAGGCTCAAATGCAAACTTCGGTGTTTACTTCTCAGTCCTAAAACCAGGAGACAAAATACTGGGAATGGATCTTTCGCAAGGCGGCCATTTAACGCACGGAAGCCCTGTAAATATGTCCGGCTCATACTTTAATGTTGTTTTCTACGGAGTAAAAAAGGATACCGAAACTATTGACTATGATGAAGTAAGAGAAATTGCAAAACGTGAAAAGCCAAAATTAATCGTTGCAGGAGCCAGTGCATATTCACGATTTATAGATTTTAAAGCATTCCGAGAAATTGCTGATGAAGTCGGAGCATATTTTATGGTTGACATGGCTCATATAGCAGGTCTTGTAGCAGCAAAACTTCATCCAAATCCGGTTGAATATGCTGATTTTGTAACTACAACTACTCATAAAACTCTGAGAGGCCCAAGGGGCGGCATGATACTTTGCAAAAAAGAATTTGCTCAAAAAATTGACAAAGCAATATTCCCCGGAATACAGGGAGGCCCTTTGATGCATGTGATAGCTGCAAAAGCCACATGTTTTAAGGAAGCCATGGAGGACAGCTTTAAAACTTATCAG
Above is a window of Sedimentibacter sp. MB35-C1 DNA encoding:
- the glyA gene encoding serine hydroxymethyltransferase, which translates into the protein MNFDLVKQNDIELYEAMMEEKNRQNINIELIASENFVSEAVLEAMGSHLTNKYAEGYPAKRYYGGCEFVDKVENLARERAKEIFGADHANVQPHSGSNANFGVYFSVLKPGDKILGMDLSQGGHLTHGSPVNMSGSYFNVVFYGVKKDTETIDYDEVREIAKREKPKLIVAGASAYSRFIDFKAFREIADEVGAYFMVDMAHIAGLVAAKLHPNPVEYADFVTTTTHKTLRGPRGGMILCKKEFAQKIDKAIFPGIQGGPLMHVIAAKATCFKEAMEDSFKTYQQQVLSNAKTLSQELSNRGFRIVSGGTDNHLMLVDLRNKNLTGKEAEKMLDEIHITTNKNTIPYDPQSPFVTSGLRIGTPAVTTRGMKEPEMVELASIIDGLLSKTEDEKALRNKVLELTSKFN